The following proteins are encoded in a genomic region of Chaetodon auriga isolate fChaAug3 chromosome 8, fChaAug3.hap1, whole genome shotgun sequence:
- the LOC143324005 gene encoding uncharacterized protein LOC143324005 encodes MKVKSAKKKSLQNKAKRGEKQQDVVMIKTESELEEGSHEVYINGDGLNIQIKEEPHSQEISEEHNGDPDTKPDTVTFRSDVPHQQAHIKEECDSEHQPEYEFTEAAVKEESESWIKEERDSEEEAEEREDVCTESSSEFFPCPHCTVSFTDLDFLEKHVKWVHQKQYLAKLKKCLSSRTLNLIPKHTCTVCSSTFNSKVHLRVHVREVHPSAPPRRLHPCPTCARSFQYLKNLKNHCQRWHNMSVVTRGGHLSCAECGKSFKATWGQGPHLCHEPDNSEPEDKPVCLDTGVQCPECGKKLCTPQSLEDHMRTHTGDRPFVCKDCGRRFVERSGWRQHMKIHTGEKPHKCQVCGKAFLRAHHLKSHLTTHSGKKEYSCSECGKEFGFKSSLDHHLRTHSSEKPFHCNVCGKNFNTQRNLRVHSKVHTSEKAHQCGDCGLKIGDLGALKIHLRTHTGERPYHCTVCGKRFIRLSHLRNHQRTHTGERPYKCTECDKSFTQSGDLVKHKRIHSGEKPFECPDCHRRYTSSGDLGKHRRSHTNLRPYTCQQCGKSFRLSGHLKTHMLTHTGEKPYSCPNCLRRFARSHHLSGHVAKCR; translated from the exons ATGAAGGTGAAATCTGCCAAGAAGAAGTCCttgcaaaacaaagcaaagagaggagagaaacagcaagATGTGGTCATGATTAAAACTGAATCTGAGTTAGAGGAAGGCTCTCATGAAGTTTACATCAATGGAGATGGTCTTAACATCCAAATCAAGGAGGAACCGCATTCACAGGAGATCAGCGAGGAGCACAATGGAGACCCAGACACTAAGCCTGACACTGTGACATTCAGGTCAGATGTTCCCCATCAGCAGGCACACATAAAGGAAGAGTGTGACTCTGAACATCAGCCAGAATATGAATTCACTGAAGCTGCAGTCAAGGAGGAGTCGGAGTCGTGgattaaagaggagagagacagtgaagaggaggcagaggagagggaggacgTCTGCACAG AGTCATCGTCTGAGTTTTTCCCCTGTCCTCACTGCACTGTCTCCTTTACTGACTTGGACTTCTTGGAGAAGCACGTCAAGTGGGTCCATCAGAAACAGTATCTCGCCAAGCTGAAAAAATGCCTCTCAAGCCGCACACTAAACCTCATCCCTAAACACACCTgcactgtctgcagcagcacctTTAACTCCAAAGTTCACCTTAGGGTCCACGTCCGTGAGGTCCACCCCTCTGCCCCTCCCCGCAGGCTCCACCCCTGTCCGACCTGTGCGCGCAGCTTCCAGTACCTGAAGAATCTGAAGAATCACTGCCAGCGATGGCACAACATGTCTGTGGTAACCAGAGGAGGGCATCTCAGCTGCGCGGAGTGTGGGAAGAGTTTCAAAGCTACCTGGGGTCAGGGACCTCATTTGTGTCATGAACCGGATAACTCAGAACCTGAGGATAAGCCGGTCTGTCTGGACACTGGTGTACAGTGTCCCGAATGTGGCAAGAAGCTTTGCACACCTCAAAGCCTGGAGGAtcacatgcgcacgcacacaggcGACCGTCCGTTTGTCTGCAAGGATTGTGGCCGGAGGTTCGTGGAGCGCAGTGGTTGGAGgcaacacatgaaaatacacacaggGGAGAAGCCGCACAAATGTCAGGTGTGCGGGAAGGCCTTCTTAAGAGCACATCACCTCAAGAGCCACTTAACCACACACTCTGGAAAGAAGGAATATTCTTGCTCTGAATGTGGAAAGGAGTTTGGATTCAAGTCAAGTCTGGATCACCACCTGAGGACGCATTCCAGTGAGAAACCCTTCCACTGCAACGTGTGCGGGAAGAACTTTAACACGCAGAGAAACCTGAGGGTTCACTCCAAAGTCCACACCAGTGAGAAAGCCCACCAGTGCGGGGACTGTGGGCTGAAGATCGGAGATCTGGGGGCTTTGAAAATACACCTGCGGACACACACTGGAGAAAGGCCTTACCACTGCACAGTCTGCGGCAAAAGGTTCATTCGCCTTTCACATCTGCGAAACCACCAACGCACCCACACCGGTGAGAGACCCTACAAATGCACTGAGTGCGACAAGAGTTTCACACAGTCCGGCGACCTGGTGAAGCATAAGAGGATACACTCTGGGGAAAAGCCCTTTGAATGTCCTGACTGCCACCGCCGTTACACCTCCTCTGGTGATCTAGGGAAGCACAGGAGGAGTCACACTAACCTGCGTCCCTACACATGTCAACAGTGTGGGAAAAGCTTTCGCCTCTCAGGccatttgaaaacacacatgttAACTCACACAGGGGAGAAGCCGTATTCCTGCCCCAACTGCCTCCGCAGGTTTGCTCGCTCTCACCATCTTTCTGGGCACGTGGCTAAATGTCGCTGA